The Paenibacillus sp. YPG26 genome includes a window with the following:
- a CDS encoding DUF1796 family putative cysteine peptidase, with product MIHSPLSGTYDALFSLGANCQTAYQLRRLGARHAAGPLDWFISSSHRGLIAVLQNRFEDFMKLDHLKLVGQFKTCYCIKDEKYDIFSYHDFPVTLPPDRWTEAYQEFQSRQLRRQERFLQTASRAERILYIRMGSTLDEAIHLQQILSELTAHSFTLLIVNTGHKTTQKICPEFKQGIIMAELNKGSDWRGDDQGWEQLLQDIVIKD from the coding sequence GTGATACATTCACCTTTGAGCGGTACCTATGATGCATTGTTCAGCCTGGGAGCTAATTGTCAGACCGCCTATCAGCTGAGAAGACTTGGGGCTCGCCATGCTGCAGGCCCGCTGGATTGGTTCATCTCAAGCTCACATCGGGGATTAATAGCCGTATTGCAGAACCGTTTTGAAGACTTTATGAAACTTGATCATCTGAAGCTCGTAGGACAATTCAAGACCTGTTACTGCATTAAGGATGAGAAGTATGACATCTTCTCATATCACGACTTCCCGGTCACACTGCCTCCGGATCGATGGACGGAAGCTTATCAGGAATTTCAGAGCAGACAGTTACGGAGACAGGAGAGATTCTTGCAGACTGCCAGCAGGGCAGAGCGTATCTTATATATCCGCATGGGCTCCACACTTGATGAGGCGATACACCTTCAGCAGATTTTATCTGAACTAACGGCCCATTCATTCACGCTGCTAATTGTGAATACCGGACACAAGACAACTCAGAAGATTTGCCCCGAGTTCAAACAAGGGATAATTATGGCAGAATTAAATAAGGGTTCTGATTGGCGTGGAGATGACCAGGGGTGGGAGCAGCTGCTGCAGGACATTGTAATAAAGGACTAG
- a CDS encoding C40 family peptidase — translation MKSQALHDSKAAIIKKNVYRDSGGKTWIPLRVAAKTLGLNYKENANAVLIGFSDPIYEVYPGRSTAVSKGTTITLKDRPVHRDNQICISLTDLSALLGTETAWNSESGRLEISKLPPLKEAANGQDQRLGGFRALSSVDTQELVAYAKRFLGVAYEFGADEYTTSRTFDCSSFTQHVFKQFNVDLPRLASEQAKRGTAVERSELRTGDLIFFTVPGRFQDDRIPGHVGIYIGDGNFIHTWGGPGVQISPLDSGYWQRVILTMRRVL, via the coding sequence TTGAAATCACAAGCGCTGCACGATTCCAAAGCTGCCATTATCAAGAAGAATGTGTATAGAGACTCGGGGGGGAAAACTTGGATTCCTTTACGTGTTGCAGCAAAGACCTTGGGTCTGAACTATAAAGAGAATGCGAATGCTGTCCTGATTGGATTCAGTGATCCTATCTACGAAGTATATCCGGGCCGGAGTACAGCCGTATCCAAGGGAACAACCATAACCCTCAAAGACAGGCCTGTGCACAGGGACAACCAGATCTGTATAAGTCTCACGGATCTCTCAGCCCTTCTTGGGACAGAGACTGCTTGGAACAGCGAATCTGGCAGGCTTGAGATATCCAAGCTTCCGCCCCTTAAGGAGGCAGCTAATGGCCAAGATCAAAGGCTTGGAGGTTTCAGAGCCCTCAGTTCGGTAGACACTCAGGAGCTGGTGGCCTATGCTAAGAGATTTCTTGGCGTTGCTTACGAGTTCGGAGCCGATGAATACACGACTTCAAGAACTTTTGATTGTTCTTCATTCACCCAGCATGTATTCAAGCAATTCAATGTGGATCTGCCTAGACTGGCAAGTGAACAGGCCAAGAGAGGAACCGCCGTTGAACGAAGCGAGCTTAGAACAGGAGATCTGATCTTCTTCACTGTGCCCGGCCGATTCCAAGATGATCGAATCCCGGGACACGTAGGCATTTATATCGGGGATGGGAACTTCATTCACACTTGGGGTGGTCCCGGTGTGCAGATCAGTCCGCTGGATTCGGGTTACTGGCAAAGAGTGATTTTAACGATGCGAAGAGTACTTTAG
- a CDS encoding DegV family protein → MKRSIAWVTDSTCTIDPDYAKENHIYIVPLRLMLGDECYRETVDITAEQFYEQLRLHEKAGSSQPPIGEFVQLYESLKDKYDEIIAIHCSSELSGTMNTSMQAAEMAEVRVTGIDSQAGAFPLREMILNGIKLHKQGKTVEEIKERLEQMAQNLAFYVIPASLQRLHRSGRVSGTQLLVSQLLRIHLLLKFDKGKVLVEDKIRTFKKTKQRMIEHLKADIGRIKEVCIMHVNNPAEAEELERELTNLDPGLRTEIMTFIPVVGILAGEGTVALAWIRNQPAV, encoded by the coding sequence TTGAAAAGATCCATTGCGTGGGTTACCGACAGTACCTGCACCATAGATCCCGATTATGCCAAGGAGAATCATATATATATTGTTCCACTGCGCTTAATGTTGGGTGATGAGTGTTACAGAGAGACTGTAGATATTACAGCAGAGCAATTTTATGAGCAGTTAAGACTTCATGAGAAAGCTGGAAGTTCACAGCCTCCGATTGGTGAATTTGTCCAGCTGTATGAATCTCTAAAAGATAAGTATGATGAAATCATCGCAATCCACTGTTCTTCGGAACTCAGCGGAACTATGAACACATCCATGCAGGCTGCAGAAATGGCTGAGGTTCGAGTAACCGGGATTGATTCGCAAGCAGGGGCCTTTCCGCTTAGGGAAATGATTCTGAACGGGATAAAGCTGCATAAGCAGGGGAAGACGGTGGAGGAGATCAAAGAGAGACTTGAGCAAATGGCTCAGAATCTTGCATTCTATGTGATTCCTGCCAGTCTGCAGAGGCTGCATCGGAGCGGCAGAGTATCAGGAACACAGCTGCTTGTAAGCCAACTTCTCAGAATTCATCTGTTGTTGAAGTTCGACAAAGGAAAAGTTCTAGTGGAGGATAAAATAAGAACCTTCAAGAAAACGAAACAGCGGATGATTGAGCATCTGAAGGCAGATATCGGGAGAATTAAAGAGGTCTGCATCATGCATGTTAACAATCCGGCCGAAGCTGAGGAACTGGAACGGGAACTAACGAATCTGGATCCGGGACTCCGAACAGAGATAATGACCTTTATTCCTGTTGTAGGTATCCTTGCTGGTGAAGGCACAGTAGCTTTGGCCTGGATACGTAATCAGCCAGCTGTCTAG